Proteins encoded together in one Chryseobacterium sp. G0201 window:
- a CDS encoding aminoglycoside phosphotransferase family protein — protein sequence MDVDHIVQQFINTENYTVNSITNGLINATFIIENKNTDQKFILQRINNHVFKNSNSIIINHLQINCLLQSNDYQLNIIKPILSLSKEFLVQDENLQLWRMQSFVEDSVTFIKVPSPEIAFEAARAFSHFLDTINTEMLPSIEETLPDFLNFEKRVNDYKNSLKNADPQLIENAKTEIETTNQFLSLPNKWIEMVKNNDLPKRIVHADAKISNILFDESHKALAVIDLDTVMISTILYDFGTMIQSYTNMTNEDDGSAENNFNTEIYNAVKEGFLFHLKEKLTSEESDNLDYAAQVAIYIQEIRFLTDYLNGSVYYSTKYAEHNLDRTKNQLELLKGLNEYLGLRI from the coding sequence ATGGATGTAGACCATATTGTTCAACAATTTATTAATACTGAAAATTACACCGTCAATTCTATCACAAATGGATTGATCAATGCTACTTTCATTATCGAAAATAAGAATACTGATCAAAAATTCATATTGCAAAGGATTAATAATCATGTATTTAAGAATTCAAATTCAATTATCATTAATCATTTGCAGATTAATTGTTTATTGCAATCTAATGATTATCAACTCAATATCATTAAACCAATTCTTTCTCTTTCAAAAGAATTTTTGGTACAGGATGAAAATTTACAGCTTTGGAGAATGCAAAGTTTTGTGGAGGATAGTGTAACTTTCATTAAAGTTCCTTCACCGGAGATCGCCTTTGAAGCAGCAAGAGCATTCAGTCATTTTCTTGATACGATAAATACGGAAATGCTTCCCAGCATTGAAGAAACATTGCCCGATTTCCTCAATTTTGAGAAAAGAGTGAATGATTACAAAAATTCATTAAAAAATGCAGATCCTCAATTAATCGAAAATGCCAAAACTGAAATAGAAACCACCAACCAATTTTTGTCTTTACCCAATAAGTGGATCGAAATGGTAAAAAATAATGATCTTCCTAAAAGAATTGTTCATGCCGATGCAAAAATCAGCAATATTTTGTTTGATGAAAGCCATAAAGCATTAGCCGTTATAGATCTTGATACCGTGATGATTTCTACCATTTTATATGATTTTGGAACGATGATCCAATCTTATACTAATATGACCAATGAAGATGACGGAAGTGCTGAAAATAATTTTAATACTGAAATTTATAATGCAGTAAAAGAAGGATTTTTATTTCATCTGAAAGAAAAATTAACTTCGGAAGAGTCTGATAATCTGGACTATGCAGCTCAAGTCGCAATTTATATTCAGGAAATTCGCTTTTTGACGGATTATTTAAATGGAAGTGTTTATTATTCAACAAAATACGCCGAACATAATTTGGATAGGACTAAAAATCAATTGGAGCTTTTGAAAGGATTGAATGAGTATTTGGGTTTGAGGATTTGA